The Gloeobacter violaceus PCC 7421 DNA window GGGACGAATCGGTGAGATAAAAGGTGCGGTTGTCGGGGCTCCAGCCGAGGCCGTTGGAAACAAAAATCCCCGTCTCCATCAGGTGCAGCGCACCGTCCGGGTCGTAGCGGTACAGGCGTCCTTCGCCCCCGGCAGGGTCCATCGAGCCGAACCAGAAGCGCCCGGCGGCGTCGCACTTGCCGTCGTTGAAGCGCACCCCCGGCCGCGGCGCCTCGACATCGAGAAGCGGCGTCACCGTGCTGTCGATGATATCTAGAAAAGCCAGATCGTGGCGCCGGGCCAGGATGAGCCGGTTTTCCCCCGCCGGTGCGACGCAACCGACCACTTCGCCTGCATCGAAAAAACGGTCCGTGCCGGTGTCCGGGTCGTAGTGGTGGATCCGGTGGTTATAGATGTCGACCCAGTACAAGCTCCGGGTTGGTTGGTGCCAGCAGGGACCTTCCCCGAGGCGGGCTCTGGCATTTACAAGCACTGTCGGCGAAGGGGCGGCGGTCTCCACTGGTGGCCATTCGAGTAGATAACGCCGCTGGTTTACCCCAAAGAGCCAAGCCCCGTCAACCGCGCCAGGACGGATCCGAACTCGCCCCTCCCGCTTAAGACGAATATTCGAGCAGCACAGCAAACGTGTTCAAGTCGATCCAGCCCAGCTTCCACAGCACCACCGGCACGGTTCCCTGCCACAGTTGCGCCAGTTCTCTGGCCCGCCGCAGTTGCCGTTCGCTCACCAGGCCGCGCCCGATCAGATAGTCGTCGATTGCCGGGTACATGGCGGGCCTCAAAAGATGCGGTAGCGTTCGAGGACGCTCAGCACCATCAGCGCCATACCGATCCAGAGCAGGGCGAGGTGCTCTGTTTGGATGGGGATGGGCCAGAGAAAGGCCGTCAGAAACTGGTGCATGGGTCACTCCTGGGGGCGAGGGGGGAACAGCGGCATTCGGGAACTTGCTGTTGTCATGATGAGTACGTCCATCCGGCCCCGATGGATTCATTTGCGCGAAGGGCGACGGTGCTCATATCCCATCGGCGCGAAAACCGGAATAATCGTGGGTGTAGAGCGGGGGCACGGCGATGGAAAAGGCGGATGTGATCGTGATCGGCAGCGGCCAGGGGG harbors:
- a CDS encoding SMP-30/gluconolactonase/LRE family protein, giving the protein METAAPSPTVLVNARARLGEGPCWHQPTRSLYWVDIYNHRIHHYDPDTGTDRFFDAGEVVGCVAPAGENRLILARRHDLAFLDIIDSTVTPLLDVEAPRPGVRFNDGKCDAAGRFWFGSMDPAGGEGRLYRYDPDGALHLMETGIFVSNGLGWSPDNRTFYLTDSSQQTIYAYDFDFESGRIVNRRPCVDLSGAPFFPDGLTVDREGCLWSAMWDGWCVIRFAPDGHELLRLPLPVQRPTCCTFGGADLGTLYITSASVGLSEAQIEKSFHSGDVFSVQGLAVGLPTHGFAGSHNVKSL
- a CDS encoding DUF2949 domain-containing protein, with translation MYPAIDDYLIGRGLVSERQLRRARELAQLWQGTVPVVLWKLGWIDLNTFAVLLEYSS